One segment of Gemmatimonadota bacterium DNA contains the following:
- a CDS encoding response regulator: MTVPSNVPTIASTNGPSNRTVLLVDDHEGNISTFLDYLEAKGLHVIVARDGIEALSRCHETPPALILMDVQMPRLDGLSVTRELRKEPAFADTPIIALTALAMPGDRERCMEAGVNEYFAKPASLKAVHAAILKYLGPEPTVAA, from the coding sequence ATGACAGTACCATCCAACGTGCCAACCATCGCATCAACTAACGGACCGTCCAATCGCACCGTGCTCCTCGTGGATGACCACGAGGGGAACATCAGCACGTTCCTCGACTACTTGGAAGCCAAGGGGCTGCATGTGATTGTGGCGCGCGACGGGATCGAGGCGCTGTCACGTTGCCATGAGACGCCGCCGGCGCTCATCCTGATGGATGTGCAGATGCCACGCCTCGACGGACTCAGCGTCACGCGCGAGTTGCGCAAGGAGCCGGCGTTCGCCGACACGCCGATCATCGCCCTCACCGCACTGGCAATGCCCGGCGATCGCGAGCGCTGCATGGAGGCGGGCGTCAACGAGTACTTTGCCAAGCCGGCGAGCCTGAAAGCCGTGCACGCCGCG
- a CDS encoding ATP-binding protein: MLPTAAALTRDVRQRALFVVLVGIIGFTLNLFPVYIYGGLWLFVGQIPALVCAILLGPVAGVAAAAGSVAGLTTSALNSSGQVTLSQAMTWTLLLLEAAAVGQLSKRRQPLMAIVLFWGLVGVPVLVVFMSMFRSMSPGDVTIVVLKNVVSGLFNVTVAAVLAGRGYVKASFTTANAAADTIVRRFNSRISAVVAIPVLLVLVVVSNVSQRSAEQVAMGRLALEAARGATALDEYITAHQRTINLIARAVELRVGETAAEQSQLLAAARASNSGFLTMLLADSVGVVRAAASSAENPLKLATLAPVRDRPYFTEAMRTLLPYTSGAFQGRSFGHDIIAAISAPLISPSGHARGIVEGSLNLGALKSVVALPSDLELTIIDKDGHVVFSTAPTRHAALSDLPAFAGAGAAHTGTIWNPDRRLITSKRETFFATAHTSIGWNVLVEVPRYVALRGAETNGTAVFAACLLLFAVSMIAVRYVNRLVAQPLVELEAQAAALQWGAPLHEPNSAELKITPPREIAVVRNALLDAHRRITESFLATQRAISDRDAALKLRDQMLHDLDGVVRERTRELESERDRADSSNKAKSTFLANMSHELRTPLNVVLGRTESLTEGVYGHLSARQTDALGEIENQGQRLLSLINDILDLARIESGKVVVSMAPVNVRHLIEEIVASFADIVIARGVSLSVDAPESSCIVNADAFLLRQVIVNLAGNAIKFTPAGGRINIALVAGSDGHITELRVADNGIGIAPDRLPLIFGAFEQADASNTRVYGGTGLGLTISRSLSEAMGMYIAVESRPGEGSTFTLHFAPSDAADATSHTIA, translated from the coding sequence ATGCTCCCTACCGCAGCTGCGCTCACACGAGATGTTCGGCAACGCGCCCTCTTTGTGGTGCTTGTCGGCATTATCGGATTCACGCTCAATCTCTTCCCGGTCTATATCTACGGGGGGCTTTGGCTGTTCGTCGGCCAGATACCGGCGCTGGTGTGCGCTATCCTGCTTGGTCCCGTCGCTGGAGTTGCGGCTGCCGCTGGGTCAGTCGCTGGCCTCACGACTTCGGCCCTGAATTCATCGGGTCAGGTCACCCTGTCGCAAGCGATGACCTGGACGCTGCTCCTGCTCGAAGCCGCGGCCGTGGGGCAGTTGTCCAAGCGACGGCAGCCCCTGATGGCCATCGTGCTATTCTGGGGCCTCGTCGGCGTGCCGGTATTGGTGGTGTTCATGAGCATGTTCCGGTCGATGTCCCCCGGTGACGTCACCATCGTGGTGCTCAAAAACGTCGTGAGCGGGTTGTTTAATGTGACCGTCGCCGCTGTGCTGGCGGGGCGCGGGTACGTGAAGGCGTCGTTCACGACCGCCAACGCGGCAGCGGACACCATTGTGCGGCGTTTCAATAGTCGCATTTCGGCCGTGGTCGCCATCCCGGTCCTCCTCGTCCTCGTCGTCGTGTCCAACGTCTCTCAACGGTCCGCCGAACAGGTGGCGATGGGGCGCCTCGCGCTCGAGGCGGCCCGTGGCGCCACGGCGCTCGACGAATACATCACGGCGCACCAGCGCACGATCAACCTGATTGCCCGCGCCGTCGAGTTGCGCGTGGGGGAAACGGCTGCCGAACAGTCGCAGTTGCTCGCTGCGGCACGCGCAAGCAACTCGGGATTTCTGACAATGCTCCTTGCCGACTCCGTCGGTGTGGTGCGCGCGGCCGCGTCGAGCGCGGAAAACCCGCTGAAGCTCGCCACGCTCGCTCCGGTGCGGGATCGCCCCTACTTCACCGAGGCGATGCGGACGCTGCTCCCCTACACCTCGGGCGCATTTCAGGGCCGAAGCTTCGGTCACGATATTATTGCGGCCATCAGCGCGCCGCTGATTTCACCCAGCGGTCACGCGCGTGGGATTGTGGAAGGCTCGCTCAACCTTGGCGCCCTCAAGTCCGTGGTCGCGCTGCCGAGCGATCTCGAACTCACGATCATCGACAAAGACGGCCATGTGGTGTTTTCCACTGCGCCAACGCGGCATGCGGCGCTCTCCGACCTCCCGGCATTCGCGGGCGCGGGTGCGGCGCACACCGGCACCATATGGAATCCAGATCGGCGACTCATTACCTCCAAGCGCGAAACATTCTTTGCCACGGCGCACACGAGCATTGGCTGGAACGTGCTGGTCGAGGTGCCACGGTACGTCGCGCTGCGAGGCGCCGAAACGAATGGTACGGCGGTGTTCGCGGCCTGTTTGCTCCTCTTTGCCGTGTCGATGATCGCGGTGCGGTATGTGAACCGCCTGGTGGCGCAGCCCTTGGTGGAACTCGAAGCGCAGGCGGCGGCGCTGCAGTGGGGAGCGCCCCTCCACGAGCCGAATTCGGCGGAACTGAAAATCACTCCACCACGCGAGATTGCGGTGGTACGCAACGCGTTGCTCGACGCGCACCGGCGCATTACCGAATCGTTCCTCGCCACGCAGCGCGCCATTTCTGATCGCGACGCGGCGCTCAAATTACGCGATCAGATGTTGCACGACCTCGACGGCGTGGTCCGCGAGCGTACCCGCGAACTCGAATCCGAGCGCGACCGCGCCGATTCGAGCAACAAGGCCAAGTCCACCTTCCTCGCCAATATGAGCCACGAGCTGCGCACGCCGCTCAACGTGGTGCTCGGCCGCACCGAGTCACTGACCGAAGGCGTGTACGGCCACTTGTCCGCGCGGCAGACCGACGCGCTCGGCGAAATTGAAAATCAGGGGCAGCGGTTGCTCTCCCTCATCAACGACATCCTCGACCTTGCCCGCATTGAAAGCGGCAAGGTGGTGGTGTCGATGGCGCCCGTGAACGTGCGCCACTTGATCGAAGAAATCGTCGCGTCGTTTGCCGACATCGTGATCGCGCGCGGCGTGTCATTGTCGGTCGACGCGCCGGAGAGTAGCTGTATCGTGAATGCCGACGCGTTCTTGTTGCGGCAGGTCATTGTCAACCTCGCCGGGAACGCCATCAAGTTCACGCCAGCCGGCGGACGCATCAACATTGCGTTGGTGGCCGGTTCGGACGGTCACATCACGGAGTTGCGTGTGGCGGACAACGGGATCGGCATCGCTCCCGACCGACTCCCGTTGATTTTCGGCGCCTTCGAGCAGGCCGATGCCAGCAACACCCGCGTCTACGGCGGCACCGGACTCGGACTCACGATCAGCCGTTCGCTGAGCGAGGCGATGGGGATGTACATCGCCGTCGAGAGCCGGCCCGGCGAAGGTTCGACCTTTACCCTGCATTTCGCGCCTTCCGACGCTGCGGACGCGACTTCACATACGATCGCCTAG